Below is a genomic region from Flavobacterium ginsengisoli.
AAATTCCGTTTTCCTTAGTTACAGGCGTTTTAGAAATTATGCTTTTCAGTTTATATTGGTATGCAGAAGCATCAGCCGGAATAGGTTCTGGTCTTTTGGTTTTCGTAACCAGTATTTCATATCGGTTTCCTTTTTCAAAATTAAAACCTTCAATATGATCATAAAATAATTGCCATTCTTTGTCATTATCATACTTTACCTGCAGACATTCCATTGGGCCAATGCCTGTACATGGCACTTTACTTTCTTTTACAAACATTTTTAAACTTTCCTGACCATATGTAAATGTTGATAATAACACTACTACAAAAACATACATACATTTAAATCTTTTCATTTATTTTAATTTTTTAGAACACCGATTAAGCGCTCTGATTATTCAATGATTTTTTTGCAGGCACGAATTGTGCCACTTTAGAATAAAGGATGTTTTTAACTTTTTTTATTATCCCTAAATTACGCTTTTTCTTTAACAATCTAACTACTACATACTAATAATCAGTTCATTGTTTTGTATAAGCAAAAAATCATCCTTCTGTTTTAGTTAAGGATGATTTAGTAGGATTTTTTAGTGTATTTAAATTTAATCTGTCAGATATTAATTCTATAATAGATTTAAGATCGAATTAATACAGCTGCTCTTCGAATGTTCAACTGAAAAACTTCTAGCTTTTAAAATAGCGACGAAAAACCTTTGGTATATTTTATAAACAAATCGATTGCAACCAGAATAATGATAATTAATATAAGAGCTATAAAATAGGTTTTTCTTTGAGCTCTTTTATCAAATTCAAAAGTTTTGGGATTAATAAAATTCTCTGCGTAAACTGCTGGAGAAATTTTTATATGAGGACAAAATAAAGCGGCACCTTGCAAAAAATGAGCAATTAACTGATTTCTATTTTTCGGAATATAAGATAGTCCATTTTCAGCTGTAGAAAAATGAAGAGGAACTTTTACACCATTTTTAAAACCGAAAATATATCCTGGTGAATATTTTGTTCCAATTTTTCGATCAATATCGCTTACATAAGCTTCTTTGCTACGTTCTAAGTCTTTATACAAAATACTTTGAACCGTGCCATTAAATTGGTGATGGTGCAAACCATCTTGATCTACAGCAATCAAAATGACTTTTTTATGCTTCTGACGTTCGTAATTTTTATAAAGTCCCCAAATACCCCAAAGCAGTAAAGGGAAATAGATAAGATCGAATATCATTTCTCTATTAGACAAACTGCTATTGTGCTCCAACTGAATACTTAAAGGAACTCCAACAAATAGAGAAAGCATGGCAAGGCATAAAAGTCCAAACAGTAAATATATTACTACTGTAGCGGTGTTATTGCGCTCTGAAGATATTCTCGGAAAGTTTTCTTTATTATGAATCATTAATTTTATAAACTCTTGAGGAAACAAGCTGGTATTTGTGGTTATTTCTTAGATTGCCAAAATCTGTCTTTCCCTTCTGCAATCCACTCTAGCGATTGTGTAATTCTTTTATTTCTAGTTTCATCTGTCTTGGCATCTGCAATCCAAATAATATAATTTTTACGGAATGACGGCGATTTGCTTTCAAAAATCTCGATCGCTTTGCTGTCCTTTTTTAATGCATCCATAAATTCTTTAGGAGCCACAACTTCTGCAGCAGATTTTTCTTTTACAGGTTTAGGTTTAGCGGTTCCGTTTTCATTTAAAATCATTGCCTCTTTGATATATGCGGTTAATATCTCTTTACTTGGCAACTCCGATAAGTTTTTGATCTTGTCTAAATAGCCAAATTTTTTGCCCGCTTTTACACTTGCTTGAATTTCCTTGTCTTTCATCAATTCAGCTTTATATAAGCTAAAAGAACAATGTTGTTTAAAACCTCCCATCATAACTAAATGATCACCTTTATAAGAATAATGTGGTGTTCCCCATTTAATATTTTCTTCTACATCGGGGCAGGTACTAAAAATTACATCTCGTAAATGGTTTAAAATAGGTTTTGCAAAGTCTGCCATTTTTGCAATGTAAGCTGTAACATCTTTGTTATAATTTCCCATTGATTGAACTATTTAATTTTGTGATAAATTTTCAAAATGTTTTATTATGCTCTAATACAAAATGTTTTACATTATTTTTTCGAGCTCATAACAAATCTACTTAATTGATTATTTAAAATATATCCTATTAAAAATATTTTATAAACATTATTTCATACAATCCTTTAAAATTTGGGATGCAAACTTTATAAAAAATTAAAATCCCATTTCTAATGAAATGGGATTTTAAAAAACTACTTATTTTTTTACTTTAAATATTTTATAAAATAGGAAAAGAATACCTAGCCAAATAGGAATCAATTCTACGGATATCTTCATATTTGTCATCCACATGATGGCTAAAATACCTAGTAAAAATGCAAAACAGATGTAATTGCTTACTGGGTAAAATATTGAAGCAAATTTTGTTTTTGTATTTTCCTCGTCTTTTGCTCGTCTAAATTGCAGATGCGTATACGAAATCATAACCCAGTTAATAACCAAGCAAGAAACTACTAAAGACATTAAAATGCTAAAAGCTTCTTCTGGCATTATTTTATTGATTAAAATACAGATTGCGACAAAACAGGAAGATATTAAAATAGCATTAACTGGCACTGAGTGTTTGTTTAACTTCTTTAAAAACTTTGGAGCACTGCCTTGATCTGCTAAACCAAATAGCATACGTGAGTTGCTGTATACACTACTGTTATATACAGATAAAGCCGCAGTTAATACAATTAGATTAAGAACATTAGCGATAAGCTTTGTAAAAAAGATTTTCTGGCCAAATAACGTAAATTCCATTCCGTTTAAATTTTGAAAAACCATTACAAACGGACTACTATCTGTGGTAATTTGTCTCCAAGGTGACAAAGCAAATAAAATTACTAATGCACCAACATAAAATATAAGAATTCTATAAATAACCTGATTGGTTGCTTTTGGAATGTTTTTTTCTGGATTTTCTGCTTCAGCAGCGGTTATTCCAATTAGTTCTAGTCCGCCAAAAGAAAACATAATCAGCGCCATTGCAGACAATAAACCTTGGAAATTTCCATTGGCCGTTTTTTCAAAGAAACCTTTTGGAAAAAAACCTCCATCGTTATACAAATTATGAATTGTAGCGTGTTCTCCTCCTGTTCCACTTATTAGCAAATAAGTTCCAAAAAGAATCATAGCAATAATGGCAACTACTTTTATAATTGAAAACCAAAATTCTGTTTCTCCGTACACTTTTACAGAGGCAAAATTTAAAGCGTTAATAACCAAGAAGAAAAATAAACTGGATGCCCAAAGCGGAATTTCGGGCCACCAAAACTGTACATAAACACCAATTGCTGTAAGTTCGGCCATACTAACCAGAATATATAAAATCCAATAATTCCAACCTGATGCAAAACCAGCAAATGAACCGCAATATTTATAGGCAAAATAGCTAAAACTTCCCGAAACAGGTTCTTCAACAACCATTTCTCCAAGTTGTCTCATTATAAAAAAAGCGATAATTCCGGCAATAGCATATCCTAAAATAACAGACGGTCCCGCTAAAACGGCTGCTGGCCCAATGCCAAGGAAAAGGCCTGTTCCTATAGATCCGCCTAAGGCGATTAACTGAATATGTCGATTAGTGAGTCCACGTTTAAGCTGAGTCTCTTCTGCAGCATCATGATTATTTTTCACAGATTAGATTTTAAAAGGATTTAAATGTTTTTGGAAATGTACAAAAAGCGAAGATAACTTAAAAAAGGAATCGTACAAAGAGTTTGTTAGAATACAAAAACACAAATAAAGAATAATAAAATACTAAAAATAATGTACCTCAAAATATATTTACCGTTATGAGCCTCGTATTTTTCTAATAGCTTCTCGTATCTATTATTAAAAAACAAAATAAAATAATTGGCTAAAAATGCTGGAATAACAAAATACATTAATGCTTCTCTTTTTATCGTTAAGCTTTTTTTTCATAAAAATCGCCCAATTCTAAAGGTAATATGCTTTTCAAAATTATAGCAATTGTCATAAAATTGATGCATA
It encodes:
- a CDS encoding amino acid permease; amino-acid sequence: MKNNHDAAEETQLKRGLTNRHIQLIALGGSIGTGLFLGIGPAAVLAGPSVILGYAIAGIIAFFIMRQLGEMVVEEPVSGSFSYFAYKYCGSFAGFASGWNYWILYILVSMAELTAIGVYVQFWWPEIPLWASSLFFFLVINALNFASVKVYGETEFWFSIIKVVAIIAMILFGTYLLISGTGGEHATIHNLYNDGGFFPKGFFEKTANGNFQGLLSAMALIMFSFGGLELIGITAAEAENPEKNIPKATNQVIYRILIFYVGALVILFALSPWRQITTDSSPFVMVFQNLNGMEFTLFGQKIFFTKLIANVLNLIVLTAALSVYNSSVYSNSRMLFGLADQGSAPKFLKKLNKHSVPVNAILISSCFVAICILINKIMPEEAFSILMSLVVSCLVINWVMISYTHLQFRRAKDEENTKTKFASIFYPVSNYICFAFLLGILAIMWMTNMKISVELIPIWLGILFLFYKIFKVKK
- a CDS encoding YdeI/OmpD-associated family protein; this encodes MGNYNKDVTAYIAKMADFAKPILNHLRDVIFSTCPDVEENIKWGTPHYSYKGDHLVMMGGFKQHCSFSLYKAELMKDKEIQASVKAGKKFGYLDKIKNLSELPSKEILTAYIKEAMILNENGTAKPKPVKEKSAAEVVAPKEFMDALKKDSKAIEIFESKSPSFRKNYIIWIADAKTDETRNKRITQSLEWIAEGKDRFWQSKK